A single region of the Salvia miltiorrhiza cultivar Shanhuang (shh) chromosome 8, IMPLAD_Smil_shh, whole genome shotgun sequence genome encodes:
- the LOC130997515 gene encoding ABC transporter I family member 20 has protein sequence MVVEVEKSHPTVQVTKLKFTYPGIDGHPPPGAKPLIDDFNLSLFAGDRCLLVGSNGAGKTTILKIIGGKHMVEQETVRVLGRSAFHDTALTASGDLSYLGGEWRREVAFAGYEVPIQMDVSADKMIFGVAGVDPKRRDELIKVLGIDLSWRMHKVSDGQRRRVQICMGLLKTFKVLLLDEITVDLDVLARADLLKFLKKECEERGATIIYATHIFDGLEDWPSHIVYVAHGKLQLTMPMNEIKELSNLSLMRTVERWLRKERDEERLRRKERKAKGLPEHEKRVDGSRVINNGWAAGRLNSTVAGEENFVLSSNRVLR, from the exons ATGGTGGTGGAGGTGGAAAAATCTCACCCGACAGTGCAGGTCACCAAGCTCAAATTCACCTATCCGGGAATCGACGGTCATCCTCCGCCCGGCGCAAAGCCTCTCATTGATGatttcaatctctctctcttcgccgGCGACCGCTGCCTTCTTGTCGGCTCCAATGGCGCAG GGAAAACAACTATCTTGAAAATTATTGGAGGGAAGCACATGGTGGAGCAGGAAACTGTTAGGGTTTTGGGAAGATCAGCGTTTCACGACACTGCATTGACTGCGTCCGGCGATCTTTCTTATCTTGGCGGCGAG TGGAGAAGAGAAGTTGCTTTTGCTGGTTATGAGGTTCCAATTCAAATGGATGTGTCTGCTGATAAAATGATTTTTGGGGTAGCAGGCGTCGATCCCAAAAGACGAGATGAACTAATAAAG GTTTTAGGAATTGACTTGTCCTGGAGAATGCATAAAGTATCCGATGGTCAAAGAAGGAGAGTTCAAATATGCATGGGTCTTCTAAAGACATTCAAG GTCCTCCTGCTCGATGAGATCACTGTTGACTTAGATGTCTTAGCCCGGGCTGACCTCCTAAAGTTTCTGAAAAAGGAATGTGAAGAACGCGGAGCAACAATCATTTACGCTACACATATCTTCGATGGTCTTGAGGATTGGCCATCTCACATT GTGTATGTGGCTCACGGGAAGTTGCAACTCACGATGCCAATGAATGAAATCAAAGAGCTTAGCAATCTGTCCTTGATG AGAACTGTGGAGCGTTGGCtgaggaaagagagagacgaGGAGCGACTGAGAAGAAAAGAGAGGAAGGCAAAGGGGCTGCCGGAACATGAGAAAAGAGTAGACGGCAGCCGTGTGATAAATAATGGGTGGGCTGCTGGGAGGCTAAACTCAACTGTTGCTGGAGAAGAGAATTTTGTTTTGAGCTCAAATAGGGTCCTCAgataa